A genome region from Rhodopseudomonas boonkerdii includes the following:
- a CDS encoding two-component system sensor histidine kinase NtrB, producing MSAAEYRRPAPADSEAILNALPHPIIVIAPDGKIVDANMAAESFFDISAQFLRRQSLKELVPFGSPLLALIDQVRTANSPVNEYKVDLGTPRIGGDRQVDLHVAPLTERPGHIVVMLQERTIADKMDRQLTHRSAARSVIALAAMLAHEIKNPLSGIRGAAQLLEQQASTEDRMLTRLITDEADRIVTLVDRMEVFGDERPVARGPVNIHSVLDHVKRLAQSGFARNIRFIEDYDPSLPPVLANQDQLIQVFLNLVKNAAEAIVDLGSDGEIQLTTAFRPGVRLSVPGKKSRVSLPLEFCVKDNGPGVPEDLLPNLFDPFVTTKPTGSGLGLALVAKIIGDHGGIIECESQPRKTTFRVLLPMFNPAKTLDPGSDDESASSGSQN from the coding sequence ATGAGCGCCGCAGAGTATCGCCGCCCGGCTCCGGCCGACAGTGAGGCCATTCTCAATGCACTGCCGCACCCGATCATCGTGATCGCGCCGGACGGCAAGATCGTCGATGCCAACATGGCGGCGGAATCTTTTTTCGACATTTCCGCCCAGTTCCTGCGCCGGCAATCTCTGAAAGAGCTGGTGCCGTTCGGCAGCCCCCTGCTGGCGCTGATCGATCAGGTTCGAACAGCCAATTCGCCGGTGAACGAATACAAGGTCGATCTTGGTACGCCGCGCATCGGTGGCGATCGCCAGGTCGATCTGCATGTGGCTCCGCTCACCGAGCGGCCCGGTCATATCGTTGTCATGCTGCAGGAACGGACCATCGCCGACAAGATGGATCGCCAGCTCACCCATCGCAGCGCCGCACGTTCGGTGATCGCACTTGCCGCCATGCTGGCGCATGAGATCAAAAATCCGCTCTCGGGCATCCGCGGCGCGGCGCAACTGCTTGAACAACAGGCTTCCACCGAAGACCGCATGCTGACGCGACTGATCACCGACGAGGCGGATCGTATCGTCACCTTGGTGGATCGCATGGAAGTGTTCGGTGACGAGCGCCCGGTGGCGCGCGGACCGGTCAACATCCACTCCGTGCTGGATCACGTGAAGCGCCTCGCGCAGTCCGGGTTCGCGCGAAATATTCGTTTCATCGAGGATTACGATCCCTCGTTGCCGCCGGTGCTCGCCAACCAGGATCAACTGATCCAGGTCTTCCTCAACCTGGTGAAGAACGCTGCCGAAGCCATTGTCGATCTCGGCTCCGACGGCGAGATCCAGTTGACCACCGCATTCCGTCCCGGCGTACGCCTCTCGGTGCCCGGCAAGAAGTCACGCGTGTCGTTGCCGCTGGAATTCTGCGTGAAGGACAACGGCCCCGGCGTTCCCGAAGATCTGCTGCCGAATCTGTTCGATCCCTTCGTCACAACCAAACCGACCGGAAGCGGCCTGGGTCTTGCATTGGTGGCGAAGATCATTGGCGATCACGGCGGGATCATCGAGTGTGAATCCCAACCACGAAAGACGACCTTCCGCGTGCTGCTGCCGATGTTCAATCCAGCAAAGACCTTAGACCCGGGCAGTGACGATGAGAGCGCATCGTCCGGCTCGCAGAATTAA
- the dusB gene encoding tRNA dihydrouridine synthase DusB, whose translation MSRPVKPDASYSKRLKIGEVEIANRVVLAPMSGVTDAPFRRLTAELGAGLVVSEMTASDDLVNGRPMSVLRCEATGIGPHVVQLAGCEAHWMAEGARIAEGGGADVIDINMGCPARHVTGGQSGSALMRDLDHALKLIEATISAVKVPVTLKMRLGWDDRSMNAPELARRAEEAGVQLITVHGRTRCQFYKGDANWDAVRPVKDAVSVPVVVNGDITSYDKAVCALEASGADAVMVGRGAYGQPWLPGQIGRQLQTGVAETAPTLQQQLGYICALYDHICRHYGLRIGLRHARKHLGWALDAAAATSGASVEKLKLWRRAILTSEDPIGVQRALNEAFDDFAWSAAA comes from the coding sequence ATGAGCAGGCCTGTGAAGCCGGACGCATCATACAGCAAGCGATTGAAGATTGGTGAGGTGGAAATCGCCAACCGGGTCGTTCTTGCGCCGATGTCAGGCGTTACGGATGCCCCGTTTCGCCGCCTGACCGCCGAGCTTGGCGCCGGCCTCGTGGTTTCTGAAATGACCGCCAGTGACGATCTGGTCAATGGCCGCCCGATGTCGGTACTCCGCTGCGAGGCCACCGGGATCGGCCCGCATGTGGTCCAGCTCGCCGGATGCGAGGCGCATTGGATGGCTGAAGGGGCCCGCATTGCCGAGGGCGGCGGGGCCGATGTCATCGACATCAATATGGGCTGCCCGGCGCGGCATGTGACCGGTGGTCAGTCCGGTTCGGCGCTGATGCGCGATCTCGATCATGCACTGAAGCTGATCGAAGCCACCATCTCAGCGGTCAAAGTCCCCGTGACGCTGAAGATGCGCCTCGGCTGGGACGATCGCTCGATGAATGCTCCTGAACTCGCGCGCCGTGCGGAGGAGGCGGGTGTACAGCTCATCACCGTGCACGGCCGCACGCGCTGCCAGTTCTACAAGGGGGACGCCAATTGGGACGCCGTGCGTCCGGTGAAGGACGCGGTGAGCGTTCCGGTCGTCGTCAATGGCGACATCACCTCCTACGACAAGGCCGTCTGCGCATTGGAGGCCTCCGGTGCCGATGCGGTGATGGTGGGCCGCGGCGCCTATGGGCAGCCCTGGCTGCCCGGACAGATCGGTCGCCAGCTCCAGACCGGCGTTGCGGAAACAGCGCCGACTCTCCAGCAGCAACTCGGTTACATCTGCGCGCTCTACGATCACATCTGTCGTCACTACGGTTTGCGCATAGGCCTTCGCCATGCGCGGAAACATCTCGGCTGGGCGCTCGATGCAGCCGCCGCCACCTCAGGTGCCTCGGTTGAAAAGCTGAAGCTTTGGCGTCGGGCTATCCTTACCTCTGAAGATCCGATCGGTGTTCAGCGTGCCTTGAACGAGGCTTTCGACGATTTCGCATGGAGTGCCGCCGCATGA
- the ntrC gene encoding nitrogen regulation protein NR(I), whose amino-acid sequence MPAGSILVADDDTAIRTVLNQALSRAGYEVRLTGNAATLWRWVSQGEGDLVITDVVMPDENAFDLLPRIKKMRPNLPVIVMSAQNTFMTAIRASERGAYEYLPKPFDLKELIAIVGRALAEPKERVASNDDDGEFDSIPLVGRSPAMQEIYRVLARLMQTDLTVMISGESGTGKELVARALHDYGKRRNGPFVAVNMAAIPRDLIESELFGHERGAFTGANARATGRFEQAEGGTLFLDEIGDMPMEAQTRLLRVLQQGEYTTVGGRTPIKTDVRIVAASNKDLRILIQQGLFREDLFFRLNVVPLRLPPLRERIEDLPDLIRHFFALAEKDGLPPKKLDALALERMKQHRWPGNVRELENLARRLAALYPQDVITGPVIDGELAPPAVVSGGNAPTTVDNLGGAVEVYLSSHFSSFPNGVPPPGLYHRILREIEVPLLTAALAATRGNQIRAADLLGLNRNTLRKKIRDLDIQVYRTGG is encoded by the coding sequence ATGCCTGCAGGAAGTATTCTGGTTGCGGATGACGATACGGCGATCCGCACGGTCCTCAATCAGGCGCTGTCGCGCGCGGGATACGAGGTGCGCCTTACCGGCAACGCCGCCACGCTGTGGCGCTGGGTGAGTCAGGGCGAGGGCGATCTCGTCATCACCGACGTGGTGATGCCGGACGAGAACGCGTTCGATCTGCTCCCGCGTATCAAGAAGATGCGGCCCAATCTGCCCGTCATCGTCATGAGCGCGCAGAATACCTTCATGACCGCCATCCGCGCGTCGGAGCGGGGCGCCTATGAATATCTGCCGAAACCGTTCGACCTGAAGGAACTGATCGCCATCGTCGGCCGCGCGCTCGCCGAACCAAAGGAACGCGTCGCCAGCAATGACGACGATGGCGAGTTCGACTCGATCCCGCTGGTTGGCCGTTCGCCGGCAATGCAGGAAATCTACCGCGTTCTCGCCCGCCTGATGCAGACCGACCTCACGGTGATGATTTCCGGCGAGTCCGGCACCGGCAAGGAGCTTGTCGCCCGCGCGCTGCACGACTACGGCAAGCGTCGCAACGGCCCCTTCGTTGCGGTCAATATGGCGGCGATCCCGCGCGACCTCATCGAGTCCGAGCTGTTCGGTCACGAGCGCGGCGCGTTCACCGGCGCCAATGCCCGTGCTACCGGCCGGTTCGAACAGGCTGAAGGCGGCACGCTGTTTCTCGACGAAATCGGCGACATGCCGATGGAGGCGCAGACGCGTCTTCTCCGCGTGCTGCAGCAGGGCGAATACACCACGGTCGGCGGTCGGACCCCGATCAAGACCGACGTCCGCATCGTTGCCGCGTCGAACAAGGACCTGCGCATCCTGATCCAGCAGGGGCTGTTCCGCGAAGACCTGTTCTTCCGCCTCAACGTCGTGCCGCTGCGTCTGCCGCCGCTGCGCGAGCGCATCGAGGATCTGCCGGACCTGATCCGTCATTTCTTCGCGCTGGCCGAGAAGGATGGCCTGCCGCCCAAGAAGCTCGACGCCCTCGCGCTCGAACGCATGAAGCAGCATCGCTGGCCGGGCAATGTCCGCGAACTCGAGAACCTCGCTCGCCGTCTGGCCGCGCTCTATCCGCAGGACGTCATCACCGGTCCGGTCATCGATGGCGAGCTTGCGCCGCCCGCTGTGGTCTCGGGTGGTAACGCGCCGACCACCGTGGATAACCTGGGTGGAGCCGTGGAGGTCTATCTGTCCTCGCACTTCTCCAGCTTCCCGAACGGCGTGCCGCCACCGGGTCTCTATCACCGCATCCTGCGCGAGATCGAAGTGCCGCTGCTCACTGCCGCGCTGGCGGCCACCCGCGGCAACCAGATCCGCGCCGCCGATCTGCTCGGCCTCAACCGCAACACGCTGCGAAAGAAGATTCGGGATCTCGATATCCAAGTCTATCGGACGGGGGGGTAG
- a CDS encoding sensor histidine kinase NtrY-like has product MTNAETSAPVFEPSVFESRRPLRRLFVPVAVGMALLSACLTFLVLNGLTPIAPTHLVVVSFLLINAATVLLLVLIIAREIWKVVQARRRGRAAARLHVQIVSLFSVIAVLPAVLVSIVANVTLDRGLDRLFSGPTKAVIGNSMTVARAYVNEHAQLIGGDILGMADDLARIQPLFYQDRGTFRSLMLANAKARNLPGAMLIDKDRNVIEPDLPGVRPEFEPPPADFLVNVGNSEPAITIIPDGNYVAAVIKLRAFENMYLYVARKLDPRVVAQMAQTQASVADYTELESRRLGIQIAFGLMFTVIALTVLMSAVLIGLNFSNWLVAPIRRLVSAANMVSTGDLHVQVPVIQSEGDLAHLGETFNKMTSELRSQRDELVSASDVIDSRRRFIEAVLSSASAGIIGVDGSNVIGILNRSAEKLVGHSESEVLGHPLHEIIPELDELMQNARESSQRLVQGQITIDREGRERNLSVRISAEQTSQSRDSYIITLDDITELVSAQRTSAWADVARRIAHEIKNPLTPIQLSAERIKRKFGKVITDDKQIFEQCTDTIVRQVEDIRRMVDEFSRFARMPKPVIEGEDVADTVRQAVFLMRVGHPELDINAEIKEEPLKAQFDRRLISQALTNIIKNATEAIEAVPSEELGKGRIDVTAFSENGQIVIDVVDNGIGLPTTNRSRLLEPYVTTREKGTGLGLAIVGKVLEDHGGGIELGDASAIRPGQRGAWMRLRFAIAGHKPDMEKGDAKAALAKDSKIEAVTGS; this is encoded by the coding sequence ATGACGAACGCAGAGACGTCGGCTCCAGTCTTCGAACCATCGGTATTCGAGTCGCGCAGACCTCTGCGCCGGCTGTTCGTGCCCGTGGCCGTGGGAATGGCGCTGCTGTCGGCCTGCCTTACCTTCCTCGTCCTCAACGGCCTGACGCCGATCGCTCCGACCCACCTGGTGGTCGTCTCCTTCCTGCTGATCAACGCCGCCACCGTCTTGCTGCTGGTGCTGATCATCGCTCGGGAAATCTGGAAAGTCGTGCAGGCGCGGCGCCGGGGCAGGGCGGCTGCCCGCCTGCATGTCCAGATCGTCAGCCTGTTCTCGGTCATTGCCGTCCTCCCGGCTGTGCTGGTCTCGATCGTCGCCAATGTCACCCTGGACCGCGGCCTCGACCGGCTGTTCTCCGGCCCGACCAAGGCCGTCATTGGTAATTCCATGACGGTGGCGCGCGCCTATGTGAACGAGCACGCGCAACTCATCGGCGGTGACATTCTCGGCATGGCCGATGATCTCGCCCGCATCCAGCCGCTGTTCTATCAGGACCGCGGTACCTTCCGCTCGCTGATGCTGGCCAATGCCAAGGCGCGCAACCTTCCTGGCGCGATGCTGATTGACAAGGATCGCAACGTCATCGAGCCCGATCTGCCCGGGGTGAGGCCGGAATTCGAGCCGCCGCCCGCAGACTTTCTGGTCAATGTCGGCAATAGCGAGCCGGCGATTACCATCATCCCCGATGGCAATTATGTCGCTGCCGTCATCAAGCTGCGCGCGTTCGAGAACATGTATCTCTATGTCGCGCGCAAACTCGATCCGCGCGTGGTCGCACAGATGGCGCAGACCCAGGCCAGCGTAGCCGACTATACCGAGCTGGAATCCCGTCGCCTCGGCATCCAGATCGCCTTCGGCCTGATGTTCACCGTCATCGCATTGACGGTGCTGATGTCCGCGGTGCTGATCGGCCTCAATTTCTCGAACTGGCTGGTGGCCCCGATCCGCCGTCTGGTCAGCGCGGCCAATATGGTCTCCACGGGCGACCTCCATGTGCAGGTGCCGGTGATCCAGTCGGAAGGCGATCTCGCGCATCTCGGCGAGACGTTCAACAAGATGACCTCCGAGCTGCGCAGCCAGCGCGACGAACTCGTTTCGGCGTCCGATGTCATCGACAGCCGCCGTCGTTTCATCGAGGCGGTGCTGTCTTCCGCCAGTGCCGGCATCATCGGCGTCGATGGCTCAAATGTTATCGGCATTCTCAACCGCTCGGCGGAGAAGCTGGTCGGCCACTCGGAGTCCGAAGTCCTCGGCCATCCCCTGCACGAGATCATTCCCGAGCTCGACGAACTCATGCAGAATGCCCGAGAGAGTTCGCAGCGGCTGGTACAGGGACAGATCACCATCGATCGCGAGGGGCGCGAGCGCAATCTGTCGGTTCGCATCTCGGCCGAACAGACCAGCCAATCACGCGACAGCTACATCATTACCCTCGACGATATCACGGAACTCGTTTCTGCGCAGCGCACCTCGGCCTGGGCCGACGTCGCGCGCCGTATCGCGCATGAGATCAAGAACCCGCTGACGCCGATCCAGCTTTCGGCCGAACGCATCAAGCGCAAGTTCGGCAAGGTCATCACCGATGACAAACAGATCTTCGAGCAGTGCACCGACACCATCGTGCGTCAGGTCGAGGACATTCGTCGCATGGTGGATGAATTCTCGCGCTTTGCCCGTATGCCAAAGCCAGTGATCGAAGGCGAGGACGTTGCCGACACGGTGCGTCAGGCCGTGTTCCTGATGCGCGTCGGTCATCCGGAACTCGATATCAATGCCGAGATCAAGGAAGAGCCGCTGAAGGCACAGTTCGATCGTCGTCTGATCTCGCAAGCTCTTACCAACATCATCAAGAATGCGACCGAGGCTATCGAAGCAGTGCCTTCGGAAGAGCTCGGCAAAGGCCGCATTGATGTCACAGCGTTCAGCGAGAATGGCCAGATCGTGATCGACGTGGTCGATAATGGCATCGGTTTGCCGACCACCAATCGTTCGCGTCTGCTCGAGCCCTATGTAACGACACGCGAGAAAGGCACGGGCCTGGGCCTCGCCATTGTCGGCAAGGTGCTCGAGGACCACGGTGGCGGCATCGAACTTGGCGATGCATCCGCTATCCGGCCTGGCCAGCGCGGCGCCTGGATGCGGCTGCGTTTCGCTATCGCCGGACACAAGCCCGATATGGAGAAGGGCGACGCGAAAGCAGCGCTCGCTAAAGATTCGAAGATCGAAGCCGTCACCGGCAGTTGA
- a CDS encoding bifunctional 2-C-methyl-D-erythritol 4-phosphate cytidylyltransferase/2-C-methyl-D-erythritol 2,4-cyclodiphosphate synthase, with protein MTKSPKTAAIIVAAGRGLRAGGGGPKQYRTIGGRPVIARAMEPFCGHSQVFAVQPITNPDDVALFNEAVSGLEYRPPANGGATRQASVHAGLEALADLAPDIVLIHDAARPFVTAGVIERAIAAAQITGAAVPTAPVVDTIKVVNGDGHVEATPERAKLRIAQTPQAFRFDVILAAHRRAAAEGRDDFTDDAALAEWAGLTVATFEGDPANMKLTTPEDFSREEARLAASLGDIRMGTGYDVHAFGDGDHLMICGVRVPHTRGFLAHSDGDVGLHALVDAILGALADGDIGSHFPPSDPQWKGAASDKFLEYAVGRVTARGGKIANLEVTLICERPKIGPLRDAMRTRISEISGAPVSRVAVKATTSEKLGFTGREEGIAATAAATIRLPWVD; from the coding sequence ATGACAAAATCACCGAAAACCGCTGCCATCATCGTCGCCGCCGGCCGCGGATTGCGCGCCGGAGGTGGCGGTCCGAAGCAGTATCGCACCATCGGCGGTCGTCCGGTGATTGCCCGCGCCATGGAGCCGTTTTGCGGGCATTCACAGGTGTTCGCGGTACAACCGATTACCAACCCCGACGATGTCGCCCTGTTCAACGAGGCGGTCTCAGGTCTTGAGTATCGGCCTCCCGCCAATGGCGGCGCGACTCGCCAGGCATCCGTCCATGCTGGCCTCGAAGCGCTGGCCGACCTGGCGCCGGACATTGTGCTGATTCATGACGCGGCCCGACCGTTCGTCACCGCCGGTGTTATCGAACGCGCGATTGCCGCCGCCCAGATCACTGGGGCTGCGGTACCCACAGCGCCGGTGGTCGATACGATCAAGGTCGTAAACGGCGACGGCCATGTGGAAGCGACGCCGGAACGTGCGAAGCTGCGCATCGCACAGACGCCACAAGCCTTTCGTTTCGATGTCATCCTCGCGGCGCATCGTCGTGCCGCAGCTGAGGGACGTGACGATTTCACCGACGATGCCGCGCTCGCCGAATGGGCGGGATTGACCGTGGCGACCTTTGAAGGCGATCCTGCAAATATGAAGCTTACGACTCCCGAAGATTTTTCCCGCGAAGAAGCCCGCCTTGCCGCCTCGCTCGGTGATATACGCATGGGCACGGGCTATGACGTGCACGCGTTCGGCGATGGCGATCACCTGATGATCTGCGGCGTCCGCGTGCCGCATACGCGCGGCTTCCTTGCTCACTCCGACGGCGATGTCGGCCTGCATGCGCTGGTGGATGCGATCCTCGGCGCGCTGGCTGACGGGGATATCGGCTCGCACTTCCCGCCGAGCGATCCGCAATGGAAGGGGGCAGCGTCCGACAAGTTTCTGGAATACGCTGTCGGCCGCGTCACCGCGCGTGGCGGCAAGATCGCCAATCTCGAAGTGACGCTGATCTGCGAGCGGCCGAAGATCGGTCCGCTGCGCGACGCGATGCGCACGCGCATCAGCGAAATCTCCGGCGCGCCGGTGTCGCGCGTGGCCGTGAAGGCGACGACCAGCGAGAAGCTCGGATTCACCGGCCGCG